A single region of the Actinoplanes sp. SE50/110 genome encodes:
- a CDS encoding endo-1,4-beta-xylanase: MRSTRIAVLLAVGLVVAGSAPLRAVASPRPSATSARSVLSALDPGSLRAAARGTGVRIGTAVDMTALAADAPYQATVAREFDTVTPENVMKWEAVEPQPGVHDWAAADQLVDFARHHGQLVRGHTLVWHNQNPSWLTESAYTPAQLRTLLRQHIFAEVGHFKGKIWAWDVANEVFNEDGTLRDTLWLRALGPDYIADAFRWAHQADPKAILFLNDYNVEGLNAKSDAYYALIKKLRGQGVPVQGFGIQGHLALQYDLPITAADNVRRFDRLGVKTAFTEVDVRMQLPADTAEVAGQSEGFGLLLRACLLAEHCISYTVWGFSDKYSWVPGVFDGQGSATPMTETFEPKPAYRTLRETFLIARR, encoded by the coding sequence ATGAGATCCACTCGTATCGCCGTGCTCCTCGCGGTGGGCCTGGTGGTGGCCGGCTCCGCACCCCTGCGGGCGGTGGCCTCCCCGCGACCCTCCGCCACGTCCGCCCGATCCGTCCTTTCCGCCCTTGACCCCGGCTCGTTGCGGGCCGCTGCCCGGGGCACCGGAGTGCGCATCGGCACCGCCGTCGACATGACGGCGCTCGCCGCCGACGCGCCCTACCAGGCGACGGTCGCGCGCGAATTCGACACGGTCACCCCGGAGAACGTGATGAAGTGGGAGGCCGTCGAACCGCAACCCGGCGTCCACGACTGGGCGGCCGCCGACCAGCTCGTCGACTTCGCCCGTCACCACGGCCAGCTCGTCCGCGGGCACACCCTCGTCTGGCACAACCAGAACCCGTCCTGGCTGACCGAAAGTGCGTACACCCCCGCGCAGCTGCGCACGCTGCTGCGGCAGCACATCTTCGCCGAGGTCGGGCACTTCAAAGGCAAGATCTGGGCCTGGGACGTCGCGAACGAGGTGTTCAACGAGGACGGCACCCTCCGTGACACCCTGTGGCTGCGGGCACTCGGACCCGACTACATCGCCGACGCGTTCCGGTGGGCGCATCAAGCCGACCCGAAAGCAATCCTGTTCCTCAACGACTACAACGTCGAAGGGCTCAACGCCAAGAGCGACGCCTACTACGCACTGATCAAGAAGCTGCGCGGGCAGGGCGTCCCGGTGCAGGGCTTCGGCATCCAGGGACATCTGGCCCTGCAGTACGACCTGCCGATCACCGCGGCGGACAACGTACGACGCTTCGACCGGCTCGGCGTGAAAACCGCGTTCACTGAGGTCGACGTGCGGATGCAGCTGCCGGCGGACACCGCGGAGGTGGCGGGGCAGAGCGAGGGCTTCGGGCTGCTGCTGCGGGCCTGCCTGCTGGCCGAACACTGCATCTCGTACACGGTGTGGGGCTTCAGCGACAAGTACTCCTGGGTGCCGGGCGTCTTCGACGGTCAGGGGTCGGCGACGCCGATGACCGAGACCTTCGAGCCGAAGCCGGCCTATCGCACCCTGCGGGAGACGTTCCTGATCGCTCGGCGCTGA
- a CDS encoding amino acid deaminase/aldolase has translation MLTDRDALRQRLERATDHLETPVAAVDLAAFDDNADRLTARAAGKPIRVASKSVRCRALLERVLARPGWHGVMAYTLPEAIWLVRSGVTDDVLVAYPTAHRAALRELAGDESLAAAISIMVDHPAQLDLVDQVTGPGDRATVRLCMDLDASWKPAAALHVGVRRSPVHSAVQAGELARTIAARPGFRLVGLMSYEAHIAGVGDDPPGQALRARAIRLMQSRAFPELLRRRAAAVRAVREHADLRYVNGGGTGSVAATSADPSVTEVTAGSGLYGPTLFDAYRNWRPTPAAFFALSVVRRPAPRIATVLGGGWIASGPAETSRLPQPYLPAGLAFKADEGPGEVQTPLLGEAAEVLRPGDRVWFRHAKAGEMCEHVNEVHLIDGDRSTPAPTYRGEGHAFLG, from the coding sequence GTGCTCACTGACCGCGATGCCCTGCGCCAGCGCCTGGAGCGCGCCACCGACCACCTGGAGACCCCGGTCGCCGCGGTGGACCTGGCTGCCTTCGACGACAACGCGGACCGGCTGACCGCCCGGGCGGCGGGCAAGCCGATCCGGGTGGCGAGCAAGTCGGTGCGCTGCCGGGCGCTGCTGGAGCGGGTGCTGGCCCGCCCCGGCTGGCACGGTGTGATGGCTTACACACTGCCGGAGGCGATCTGGCTGGTCCGGTCCGGAGTGACCGACGACGTGCTGGTCGCCTACCCGACCGCGCACCGGGCCGCGCTGCGCGAGCTGGCCGGCGACGAAAGCCTGGCCGCCGCCATCTCGATCATGGTGGATCACCCGGCCCAGCTGGACCTCGTCGACCAGGTGACCGGTCCCGGCGACCGCGCCACCGTCCGGCTCTGCATGGATCTGGACGCCTCCTGGAAACCGGCCGCGGCGCTGCACGTCGGCGTCCGCCGTTCCCCGGTGCACTCCGCGGTCCAGGCCGGCGAGCTGGCCCGCACGATCGCCGCCCGGCCCGGGTTCCGGCTGGTCGGGCTGATGTCCTACGAGGCGCACATCGCCGGGGTCGGTGACGATCCGCCGGGGCAGGCGCTCCGCGCCCGCGCCATCCGGCTGATGCAGAGCCGGGCCTTCCCCGAGCTGCTGCGGCGCCGGGCCGCGGCGGTGCGGGCCGTCCGGGAACATGCCGATCTGCGGTACGTCAACGGCGGCGGGACCGGCAGTGTCGCAGCGACCAGCGCCGACCCGTCGGTCACCGAGGTCACCGCCGGTTCGGGGCTGTACGGCCCGACCCTGTTCGACGCCTATCGCAACTGGCGGCCCACCCCGGCGGCGTTCTTCGCCCTGTCGGTGGTGCGCCGTCCAGCTCCGCGGATCGCCACCGTGCTGGGCGGTGGCTGGATCGCCTCCGGCCCGGCCGAAACCTCCCGGCTGCCCCAGCCGTACCTGCCGGCCGGCCTGGCGTTCAAGGCCGACGAGGGTCCGGGCGAGGTGCAGACCCCGCTGCTCGGCGAGGCCGCCGAGGTTCTGCGCCCGGGCGACCGGGTGTGGTTCCGGCACGCCAAGGCCGGCGAGATGTGCGAGCACGTCAACGAGGTGCACCTGATCGACGGCGACCGCAGCACGCCGGCCCCGACGTACCGGGGCGAGGGTCATGCTTTCCTGGGCTGA
- a CDS encoding D-arabinono-1,4-lactone oxidase — protein MTTPVNARRWTNWGQNQESVAEVLAPAGIDEVAAMVTAAAQAGRRIKTVGTGHSFTAIAVAEDQRMLLHRMTDLVAVDGPLVTVQAGMPLSVLNAVLAQHGLAMPNLGDIDVQTVAGAISTATHGTGIGHGTLASCVEAVTLVTAAGKVERYDPGSPEFPAVRAGLGALGVLVEVTLRCVPAFTLLADEKPMALADVLAGVEEWVDGNDHVEFFWYPYTDRASVKINNRVPEHDRPLSRFRGWLDDDFLSNTVFQGVCKVGQRFPGSVRTISSLTARALSARSYTDRSDRVFCSPRRVTFTEMEYEIPRAALPEVIDALPRLIDALPFKVLFPVEVRFTGPDDVWLSHGYGRESAYIAVHQFRGSPYEPYFKALEALCEPLGGRPHWGKMHYRSAADLRPAYPRFDDFLAVRDRLDPARVFTNAYLDRVLGA, from the coding sequence ATGACTACACCCGTGAACGCCCGCCGGTGGACGAACTGGGGACAGAATCAGGAGTCGGTCGCGGAGGTGCTCGCGCCGGCGGGTATCGACGAGGTGGCCGCCATGGTGACCGCCGCGGCGCAGGCCGGGCGCCGGATCAAGACGGTCGGCACCGGGCACTCGTTCACCGCGATCGCGGTCGCCGAGGACCAGCGGATGCTGCTGCACCGGATGACCGATCTGGTCGCGGTCGACGGGCCGCTGGTGACCGTGCAGGCCGGGATGCCGCTGTCGGTGCTCAACGCGGTGCTCGCCCAGCACGGGCTGGCCATGCCGAACCTGGGTGACATCGACGTGCAGACGGTGGCCGGGGCCATCTCCACGGCGACCCACGGGACCGGCATCGGGCACGGGACGCTCGCCTCCTGCGTGGAGGCGGTCACCCTGGTCACCGCGGCCGGCAAGGTCGAGCGGTACGACCCGGGCTCTCCGGAGTTCCCCGCGGTCCGCGCCGGGCTGGGCGCGCTCGGCGTGCTGGTCGAGGTGACACTGCGCTGCGTGCCGGCGTTCACCCTGCTGGCCGACGAGAAGCCGATGGCGCTTGCCGACGTGCTGGCCGGGGTCGAGGAGTGGGTGGACGGCAACGACCACGTGGAGTTCTTCTGGTATCCGTACACCGACCGGGCCAGCGTGAAGATCAACAATCGGGTGCCGGAGCACGATCGGCCGCTGTCGCGGTTCCGCGGCTGGCTCGACGACGACTTCCTGTCCAACACGGTGTTCCAGGGCGTCTGCAAGGTCGGGCAGCGGTTCCCAGGATCGGTGCGGACGATCAGCTCGCTGACCGCGCGCGCGTTGAGCGCCCGGAGTTACACCGACCGCTCGGATCGGGTGTTCTGCTCGCCGCGCCGGGTCACATTCACCGAGATGGAGTACGAGATCCCGCGCGCCGCCCTGCCCGAGGTGATCGACGCGCTGCCCCGGCTGATCGACGCGTTGCCGTTCAAGGTGCTGTTCCCGGTCGAGGTGCGGTTCACCGGGCCGGACGACGTCTGGCTGTCGCACGGCTACGGGCGGGAATCCGCCTACATCGCGGTGCACCAGTTCCGGGGCAGCCCGTACGAGCCGTATTTCAAGGCGCTAGAGGCGCTCTGCGAGCCGCTGGGCGGGCGGCCGCACTGGGGCAAGATGCATTATCGGTCCGCGGCGGATCTGCGACCCGCGTACCCCCGATTCGACGATTTCCTGGCCGTGCGGGACCGCCTCGACCCGGCCCGGGTCTTCACCAACGCGTACCTGGACCGGGTGCTCGGCGCCTGA
- a CDS encoding TetR family transcriptional regulator: MSTPTVSTGPLRRVPVQGRSVARVQRMLDACAELVDEVGYEGLTTTLLAERAEVAIGSVYQFFPDKRAIVQALALRNMDAYLQSLSDRFASETFAHWWDAVDAAIDGYIHMHRSVPGFRTLHFGDVVDLHLLDSDRDNNAVIAERLAELLTDQFRLVDRNRVRFALQISVEAADALIKLAFRRDPSGDEAVLTEVKALIREYLHRHVQA, from the coding sequence GTGTCGACACCAACCGTCAGCACCGGACCGCTGCGGCGGGTTCCGGTGCAGGGCAGAAGCGTTGCCCGAGTTCAACGCATGCTCGATGCCTGCGCCGAGCTGGTGGACGAGGTGGGCTATGAGGGCCTGACCACGACGCTGCTGGCCGAGCGGGCCGAGGTCGCCATCGGCTCGGTCTACCAGTTCTTCCCGGACAAGCGGGCCATCGTGCAGGCCCTGGCACTGCGCAACATGGACGCGTATCTGCAGAGCCTCTCCGACCGGTTCGCGTCGGAGACGTTCGCCCACTGGTGGGACGCGGTGGACGCGGCCATAGACGGTTACATCCACATGCACCGTAGCGTTCCCGGTTTCCGCACGCTGCACTTCGGCGACGTCGTCGACCTGCACCTGCTCGACTCCGACCGGGACAACAACGCGGTGATCGCCGAGCGCCTGGCCGAGCTGCTGACCGACCAGTTCCGCCTGGTCGACCGGAACCGGGTGCGGTTCGCGCTGCAGATCTCGGTGGAGGCGGCCGACGCGCTGATCAAGCTGGCCTTCCGGCGCGACCCGTCCGGCGACGAGGCGGTGCTCACCGAGGTGAAGGCACTGATCCGGGAGTACCTGCACCGGCACGTGCAGGCCTGA
- the tmk gene encoding dTMP kinase: protein MVGTPDDQGGRIQCSPSSDHGEVGAINTESRQETAPVDLTGAAALRSVLRIRPFRRLWLVLGAASFGDWIGLLATGLFASAQFSNSAAQGAAFGGTIAVRLLPALLLGPIAGVFADRFDRRYTMVITDLIRFVFYGSIPLVPLLGGSPALTVTWATIATFIGETITLIWIPAKEAAVPNLLHHKSQIEVSNQLTLVTTYGITPILGALTLSALTAGVQHSGVSLPAWAQPVQLALYMNALSRLATALTVFFGIREIGGKSAERQQAAEQSMFHQFLDGWKYIGRTPLVRGLVLGIFGAFAAGGVVIGAARTYATSLGAGEAAFYLLFGTIFLGLAVGIGLGPMIVKELSRRRWFGMNIVLASGSVMFLGLAFHLSMALVGALLVGAGAGMAFLAGTTLLYGEVDDTVRGRVFAVVQIGVRMVLLLAITLAGLLVGLGSSRRVNLGPVHFDISSTRVLLLVAGAIGIWVGIGSFRQMDDKKGVPILADLIGSVRGRPLTPAEEFLRSGLFVVFEGGEGAGKSTQVDRLADVLRAEGRDVVVTREPGATDLGGRIRGLVLDHSEDGPSPRAEALLYAADRAHHVATVVRPALARGAVVISDRYVDSSLAYQGAGRTLPVQEISWLSSWATGGLKPDLVVLLDVDPAIGLKRASARGAGVDRLESESQAFHDRVRYAFLDLAAADPKRYLVLDAARPAGDLAEMVVDRMSGLLASRPAASPSSSSA from the coding sequence ATGGTGGGAACCCCCGATGACCAGGGCGGGCGGATACAGTGCTCCCCGAGCAGTGACCACGGGGAGGTAGGGGCCATCAACACGGAAAGCCGCCAGGAGACCGCACCGGTCGACCTCACGGGTGCGGCCGCGCTGCGCTCCGTCCTCCGGATCCGGCCGTTCCGCCGCCTCTGGCTGGTGCTCGGCGCCGCCTCGTTCGGCGACTGGATCGGCCTGCTCGCCACCGGCCTGTTCGCCTCCGCCCAGTTCAGCAACTCGGCGGCGCAGGGCGCGGCGTTCGGCGGCACGATCGCCGTCCGCCTGCTGCCGGCGCTGCTGCTCGGCCCGATCGCCGGGGTGTTCGCCGACCGGTTCGACCGGCGCTACACGATGGTGATCACCGACCTGATCCGGTTCGTGTTCTACGGGTCGATCCCGCTGGTGCCGCTGCTCGGCGGCTCACCCGCGCTGACCGTCACGTGGGCCACCATCGCCACCTTCATCGGCGAGACGATCACCCTGATCTGGATCCCGGCCAAGGAGGCGGCGGTCCCCAACCTGCTCCACCACAAGTCCCAGATCGAGGTGTCGAACCAGCTGACCCTGGTCACGACGTACGGCATCACGCCGATCCTGGGCGCCCTGACCCTGTCCGCGTTGACCGCCGGGGTGCAGCACTCCGGCGTCTCGCTGCCCGCCTGGGCGCAGCCGGTCCAGCTCGCGCTGTACATGAACGCGCTGTCCCGGCTGGCCACCGCGCTCACCGTGTTCTTCGGCATCCGGGAGATCGGCGGCAAGAGCGCCGAACGCCAGCAGGCCGCCGAGCAGAGCATGTTCCACCAGTTCCTGGACGGCTGGAAATACATCGGTCGCACCCCGCTGGTCCGCGGCCTGGTACTGGGCATCTTCGGCGCGTTTGCGGCCGGCGGCGTGGTGATCGGCGCGGCCCGCACCTACGCCACCTCGCTGGGCGCCGGCGAAGCCGCCTTCTACCTGCTCTTCGGCACCATCTTCCTGGGCCTGGCGGTCGGTATCGGGCTCGGTCCGATGATCGTCAAGGAGCTCTCCCGGCGCCGCTGGTTCGGCATGAACATCGTCCTGGCCAGCGGCTCGGTGATGTTCCTCGGCCTGGCCTTCCACCTGTCCATGGCCCTGGTCGGTGCGCTGCTCGTCGGCGCCGGCGCCGGCATGGCGTTCCTGGCGGGCACCACGCTGCTCTACGGCGAGGTCGACGACACGGTCCGCGGCCGGGTCTTCGCCGTCGTGCAGATCGGCGTCCGGATGGTGCTGCTGCTCGCCATCACCCTGGCCGGCCTGCTCGTCGGCCTGGGCAGCTCCCGCCGGGTCAACCTGGGCCCGGTGCACTTCGACATCTCGTCCACCCGGGTGCTGCTGCTGGTCGCCGGCGCGATCGGGATCTGGGTCGGGATCGGGTCGTTCCGGCAGATGGACGACAAGAAGGGCGTGCCGATCCTGGCCGACCTGATCGGGTCGGTCCGCGGCCGGCCGCTCACGCCGGCCGAGGAGTTCCTGCGCAGCGGGCTGTTCGTGGTCTTCGAGGGCGGCGAGGGGGCCGGGAAATCCACCCAGGTGGACCGGCTGGCCGACGTGCTGCGCGCCGAAGGGCGCGACGTGGTGGTGACCCGGGAACCGGGAGCCACCGACCTCGGCGGCCGGATCCGCGGGCTGGTGCTCGACCACTCCGAGGACGGGCCGTCGCCGCGGGCCGAAGCGCTGCTCTACGCGGCGGACCGGGCCCATCATGTGGCGACCGTGGTGCGGCCGGCGCTGGCCCGGGGCGCCGTGGTGATCAGCGACCGGTACGTGGACTCGTCACTGGCCTATCAGGGGGCCGGGCGGACGCTGCCGGTGCAGGAGATCTCCTGGCTGTCCTCCTGGGCGACCGGCGGGCTGAAACCGGACCTGGTGGTGCTGCTCGACGTGGACCCGGCGATCGGGCTGAAGCGGGCCAGTGCGCGGGGTGCGGGCGTGGACCGGCTGGAGAGCGAATCGCAGGCGTTCCACGACCGGGTGCGGTATGCGTTCCTCGACCTGGCGGCGGCGGACCCGAAGCGGTATCTGGTGCTGGATGCGGCGCGGCCGGCCGGAGATCTGGCGGAGATGGTGGTGGATCGGATGTCGGGGCTGCTCGCGAGCCGGCCCGCCGCCAGCCCGTCCTCCTCCTCCGCTTAG
- a CDS encoding pyridoxamine 5'-phosphate oxidase family protein: protein MPLNNPWLAGDVPDRRLPKDRLEERIRNLFSSQNMGVLATAGGQGPVATPVRYYSLDLAVMFTASPRSPKMRNIADDPRVSFGIFAPLVGLASSRGAQLFGRARVLGPGDPGQVPYWEAFRWENEHAERGRLLSEPPAETLVVLDPDRIVYTEHWLRRDGYAPRQIWRRADPGKPVRPGS from the coding sequence ATGCCGTTGAACAATCCGTGGCTGGCCGGGGACGTGCCGGACCGGCGGTTGCCGAAGGACCGGCTTGAGGAGCGGATCCGCAACCTGTTCTCCAGTCAGAACATGGGTGTGCTCGCCACTGCCGGTGGGCAGGGGCCGGTGGCCACGCCGGTGCGGTACTACTCGTTGGATCTGGCGGTGATGTTCACGGCGTCGCCCCGGTCGCCGAAGATGCGGAACATCGCTGATGACCCAAGGGTGTCCTTCGGGATCTTCGCGCCGCTGGTCGGCTTGGCCAGCAGCCGAGGGGCGCAGCTCTTCGGCCGAGCCCGGGTGCTCGGGCCGGGCGACCCCGGGCAGGTGCCCTACTGGGAGGCCTTCCGCTGGGAGAACGAGCACGCCGAACGCGGGCGTCTCCTCAGCGAACCGCCGGCTGAGACGCTCGTCGTCCTCGACCCGGACCGGATCGTCTACACCGAACACTGGCTGCGCCGTGACGGCTACGCCCCGCGCCAGATCTGGCGCCGCGCCGACCCCGGAAAGCCGGTGCGACCCGGGTCTTGA
- a CDS encoding YbaB/EbfC family nucleoid-associated protein has protein sequence MAREIDETWIDEAIDRYRRVEGLRAEFDKAVATHQVSVHSPDQTIEVVVTATGEIVDVRVQGEFVKRTAAEFSRELRAVIASATEAARWARDKLHAEVFGAFRSLEDH, from the coding sequence ATGGCCCGAGAGATCGACGAGACGTGGATCGATGAGGCGATCGATCGCTACCGGCGCGTCGAGGGCCTGCGTGCCGAGTTCGACAAGGCCGTGGCGACGCACCAGGTCTCGGTGCACTCACCCGACCAGACCATCGAGGTGGTGGTCACCGCGACCGGCGAGATCGTGGATGTCCGGGTGCAGGGCGAGTTCGTCAAGCGCACCGCCGCCGAGTTCTCCCGTGAGCTGCGGGCCGTCATCGCCAGCGCCACCGAGGCCGCCCGCTGGGCTCGTGACAAGCTGCACGCCGAGGTCTTCGGCGCGTTCCGCTCCCTGGAGGACCACTGA
- a CDS encoding DNA polymerase III subunit delta' → MSSHDVFSDLVGQAEPVETLRRAAGAAARVVAGEQVASGAMTHAWIFTGPAGAGRSVAARAFAAALQCERGGSGCGECHGCHTVLGRTHADVRFVAPEGLSIGVNEMRALVLRAATAPSGGRWQVVVIEDADRLTEAAGNALLKAIEEPPPRTVFLLCTPSTHPDDISVTIRSRCRLVALRQPPADTVAAALVERDGMAPDTAAWAAAAAQGDIVRARLLAADPEARARREAVLAVPKRLTGVGAAFEIAAGLVAAAKAEAAGSVAESDASERSALEQALGAGGTGRGAAGAMRGAAGQIKDLEKRQKSRATRAQRDALDRALVDLAGFYRDVLVTAMRAPVAVVHGDVAQQSGAAARKWTAESTLRRLEAVLACRDAINANVKPEIAVEAMMLTLWKG, encoded by the coding sequence GTGAGTTCGCATGACGTGTTCTCCGACCTGGTGGGCCAGGCGGAGCCGGTGGAGACGCTGCGCCGGGCAGCCGGGGCGGCGGCCCGGGTGGTCGCCGGGGAGCAGGTGGCCAGCGGCGCGATGACGCACGCGTGGATCTTCACCGGGCCGGCGGGCGCGGGGCGGTCGGTGGCGGCGCGGGCGTTCGCGGCGGCGCTGCAGTGTGAGCGCGGCGGCAGCGGGTGCGGGGAGTGTCACGGGTGCCACACCGTGCTGGGTCGGACTCATGCCGACGTGCGGTTCGTGGCGCCGGAGGGGTTGTCGATCGGGGTCAACGAGATGCGCGCCCTGGTGCTGCGCGCGGCGACCGCGCCGTCCGGTGGCCGATGGCAGGTGGTGGTGATCGAGGATGCCGACCGGCTCACCGAGGCGGCCGGCAACGCGCTGCTGAAGGCGATCGAGGAGCCGCCACCGCGGACGGTGTTCCTGCTGTGCACGCCGTCGACGCATCCGGACGACATCTCGGTGACGATCCGGTCCCGGTGCCGACTGGTGGCGCTGCGCCAGCCGCCGGCCGACACGGTGGCCGCGGCGCTGGTCGAGCGGGACGGGATGGCACCGGACACGGCGGCCTGGGCGGCCGCGGCGGCACAGGGGGACATCGTCCGGGCGCGGCTGCTGGCGGCCGATCCGGAGGCGCGGGCCCGGCGGGAGGCGGTGCTGGCGGTGCCGAAAAGGCTGACCGGGGTGGGCGCCGCGTTCGAGATCGCGGCGGGCCTGGTGGCCGCGGCCAAGGCGGAGGCCGCCGGGAGTGTGGCCGAGTCCGACGCGAGTGAGCGGTCGGCGCTGGAGCAGGCGCTCGGCGCGGGCGGCACCGGCCGCGGGGCGGCGGGCGCGATGCGGGGCGCGGCCGGTCAGATCAAGGACCTGGAGAAGAGGCAGAAGTCGCGGGCCACCCGGGCGCAGCGGGACGCGCTGGACCGGGCGCTGGTCGACCTGGCCGGGTTCTATCGGGATGTGCTGGTCACGGCGATGCGGGCGCCGGTTGCGGTGGTGCACGGCGATGTCGCGCAGCAGTCCGGGGCGGCCGCCCGGAAGTGGACCGCGGAGAGCACGCTGCGGCGGCTGGAGGCGGTCCTGGCCTGTCGCGATGCGATCAACGCGAACGTGAAGCCGGAAATCGCCGTCGAGGCCATGATGCTGACCCTCTGGAAAGGCTGA